The Desulfatiglans sp. genome segment GGTTATGCAACAGCATTTATGCTTGTCGCTGTTTTTCTTGCAGGCGGGATACATGTTATAGGTTTATCTTCAGAGCATCTGATGTTTCAGAGGGATATCGAATACCCGATCTATCACCCCTGGAGGCTTCTGGGTTATTATGCCACATTTGCTATTATGTACGGCACCACCTATGCGATTATAGGGAGGCTGAAAAAAAAGAAGGCCCCATATAAAAACAGCCACGGGACAGACTGGATGTTTTTGATCCTGCTTCAGTTAACCACGTTAACAGGCATATTTATTCATTTTACAAGGCTCCTTGACTGGCCAATGACCACATATGTAATGTATGTGATTCACCTGATGGTTGCTGTTCCCATGCTTGTACTGGAGGTGCCCTTTGCAAAGTGGGCGCATCTGGCATTCAGGCCGGTAACAAGTTTTCTTGTGAAGGTAAGGGCAGATTACAGGATTGAAAAGGATGGTTACGCCTAATGGTTTTAAGGTTTAATGGGGTCATATTAAAATCGGCTTTACATCAGAATATTGCCGTCTCAAAGCTCTTTGACATAAAGGCAGCGTAATCCCCTTGCTGTTTTCGTTTCATAGGCCTTTTCATTGTATTTTTTGGTATATGATATCCCCATGTATAGGGATTTTTTTAACCATTAAAAAGTACCTCCTTTAAAGACGGATGTTTCGGCGGTCTGACAAACAATAAACAGATCAGCCCTATTGTCATAAGGATAGCTGCGATCTTCCAGAAGAGGAAATAATTCCCTGCTACATCTCTTATCTGTCCGCAGATAGGTGCCCCGGTGCTCCCTATCAGGGTGCCAATAGGCGTAGTGATGCTCGATATCCTTGGAAAGTTGGTCACACCAAAATAGTTTGGTATAAGGTTCATCATGGCAAGGGCATTAATCCCTGCCCCTATGCCTGCAAATACCGCATATGTATAAACAATGACCCTGGAAGCGTCAGCGAAAACCATTAGAATGTAGCTTATTATACTCGCAGAACAGCCGATTATAATCAGTTTGCGTATATCATATTTTAACCCGGCGAAACCAATAAACATCTGCCCCAATACCATCACAAATGATATAAGACCCATAAAGAGGCCGGCCTCTGTTCTGGGAATGCCCAGGTCATTAAGAAAAGAGTATCCATGACCCATTATACCGCCTACAGCAAACCAGTTAAGCACATTAAAGGTCAGAAGAAGCCACATAGTACGGGTCTTAAATGCCTCTCCTATGGTAAAATCCACGGTTGTCCTGAACACCTTTGATTTGTTCTTCTCTTCAAATTGACCGGAGATATTGCTGTTATTTTTTGCAGGGCTTATGCCATCAGGAACCTACCCCAGATCCTTGGGATAATTCCTTATA includes the following:
- a CDS encoding MFS transporter → MFRTTVDFTIGEAFKTRTMWLLLTFNVLNWFAVGGIMGHGYSFLNDLGIPRTEAGLFMGLISFVMVLGQMFIGFAGLKYDIRKLIIIGCSASIISYILMVFADASRVIVYTYAVFAGIGAGINALAMMNLIPNYFGVTNFPRISSITTPIGTLIGSTGAPICGQIRDVAGNYFLFWKIAAILMTIGLICLLFVRPPKHPSLKEVLFNG